A single window of Microbacterium oryzae DNA harbors:
- a CDS encoding YlxR family protein, producing the protein MLRCRMEPVRTCVGCRTRAPRSALLRVVVIDSELVPDERAVMPGRGAWVHATQKCVGTALTRRAFVRALRVPGPLDTQNLEKWLSSYGNQVNGSK; encoded by the coding sequence ATGCTGAGGTGTAGGATGGAACCCGTACGGACGTGCGTCGGCTGTCGCACGCGCGCCCCCCGATCCGCCCTGCTGAGGGTGGTCGTCATCGATTCCGAGCTCGTCCCCGATGAGCGCGCGGTCATGCCGGGACGGGGCGCGTGGGTCCATGCGACGCAGAAGTGCGTCGGGACCGCGCTCACTCGCCGCGCTTTCGTACGAGCACTGCGCGTGCCGGGCCCGCTCGACACGCAGAACCTCGAGAAATGGCTGAGCAGCTATGGAAATCAAGTGAACGGCTCGAAATGA
- the nusA gene encoding transcription termination factor NusA, protein MDIDLGLLRTVEREKEIPFDELVRIIEQAILTAYEKHVSQDGDIPEGARAHLDRKSGHVAILIPVRDEEGAIVGEEETTPENFGRIAAYAAKQVISQRLRDIADDAVLGEFRGKEGDIVAGVVQQGPNPRMIHVDLGTVEAILPPEEQVPGEEYSHGSRLRVYVTSVAKGLKGPQITVSRTHPGLVRKLFALEVPEIANGLVEITSLAREAGHRTKIAVRANDPSINAKGACIGELGRRVRAVTEELSGEKIDIVDHDDELPKFVANALSPAKVTSSFVLDPTTKAVRALVPDYQLSLAIGKEGQNARLAAKLTGAKIDIQPESILEQG, encoded by the coding sequence GTGGATATCGATCTCGGATTGCTGCGGACGGTCGAGCGCGAGAAGGAGATCCCGTTCGACGAACTCGTTCGGATCATCGAGCAGGCCATCCTCACCGCGTATGAGAAGCACGTCTCCCAGGACGGCGACATCCCGGAGGGCGCGCGCGCGCACCTCGACCGGAAGTCGGGCCACGTCGCGATCCTCATCCCCGTGCGGGACGAGGAGGGCGCGATCGTCGGCGAGGAGGAGACCACTCCGGAGAACTTCGGCCGCATCGCCGCGTACGCCGCGAAGCAGGTCATCAGCCAGCGCCTCCGCGACATCGCCGACGACGCGGTGCTGGGGGAGTTCCGCGGCAAGGAGGGCGACATCGTCGCCGGCGTCGTGCAGCAGGGCCCGAACCCGCGCATGATCCACGTCGACCTCGGCACGGTCGAGGCCATCCTGCCCCCCGAGGAGCAGGTGCCCGGCGAGGAGTACTCGCACGGCTCGCGTCTGCGCGTCTACGTCACGAGCGTCGCGAAGGGGCTGAAGGGCCCGCAGATCACCGTCTCCCGCACGCACCCGGGTCTCGTCCGCAAGCTCTTCGCGCTCGAGGTCCCCGAGATCGCCAACGGCCTCGTCGAGATCACGTCGCTCGCCCGCGAAGCCGGTCACCGCACCAAGATCGCCGTGCGCGCCAACGACCCCTCCATCAACGCCAAGGGCGCCTGCATCGGCGAGCTCGGCCGCCGCGTGCGCGCGGTCACCGAGGAGCTCAGCGGCGAGAAGATCGACATCGTCGACCACGACGACGAGCTGCCGAAGTTCGTCGCGAACGCGCTCTCGCCGGCCAAGGTCACGAGCAGCTTCGTGCTCGACCCGACGACGAAGGCCGTCCGCGCGCTCGTGCCCGACTACCAGCTGTCGCTCGCGATCGGCAAGGAGGGGCAGAACGCCCGCCTCGCCGCCAAGCTCACCGGCGCGAAGATCGACATCCAGCCGGAGAGCATCCTCGAGCAGGGCTGA
- a CDS encoding alanine/glycine:cation symporter family protein, with protein MDEIDAGIAAAGDQLWTWVVLPIVALLGLYITVRSGAVQIRMLPEMIRTLGDKTPRDQDGKPQSVSSFQAFTISAASRVGTGNIAGVGTAIAIGGPGAVFWMWLMATVGAASAFAESTLAQLFKVRDANGFRGGPAYYMSRGLGARWMGVAFAVILIFCFPFAFSALQANTIALTTSSAITQITGAEGGWLLWVVGILTAVLTGLIVFGGVRRIANVTQGLVPVMALAYLLLGLAVVVVHLDELPAAFASIFTQAFGFNEVLGAALGQIVLTGVKRGMFSNEAGLGSAPNAGAAAAVTHPAKQGFVQSLGVYFDTMLVCSITAFTILVAVPIEKGGLTGVELTEHALTSSLGGWATIALAVVVFMLAFSSIIGNYYYGEASIEFISAKPMVLTVFRVLVVVAVLAGSVAAPSLVWTLADAIMGVMAVINLVAVALLSGLVFRLLRDYSNQRREGLDPVFTRALLPDVRGIECWEDTESVTGPIDVVRRR; from the coding sequence ATGGATGAGATCGATGCGGGGATCGCGGCAGCCGGCGACCAGCTGTGGACCTGGGTGGTGCTGCCCATCGTCGCCCTGCTGGGGCTCTACATCACCGTCCGGTCCGGCGCCGTGCAGATCCGCATGCTGCCGGAGATGATCCGGACGCTGGGGGACAAGACCCCGCGCGACCAGGACGGGAAGCCGCAGTCGGTGTCGTCGTTCCAGGCGTTCACGATCTCGGCGGCCTCCCGCGTGGGAACGGGGAACATCGCGGGCGTCGGCACGGCCATCGCGATCGGCGGCCCGGGCGCGGTGTTCTGGATGTGGCTGATGGCGACGGTCGGCGCCGCCTCCGCCTTCGCCGAGTCGACCCTCGCGCAGCTGTTCAAGGTGCGCGACGCCAACGGCTTCCGCGGCGGCCCCGCCTACTACATGTCCCGCGGTCTCGGCGCGCGCTGGATGGGCGTCGCGTTCGCGGTCATCCTCATCTTCTGCTTCCCCTTCGCGTTCTCCGCGCTGCAGGCCAACACCATCGCGCTGACCACGTCCTCTGCCATCACGCAGATCACGGGCGCCGAGGGCGGCTGGCTGCTGTGGGTGGTCGGCATCCTCACGGCCGTGCTCACCGGCCTCATCGTGTTCGGCGGCGTGCGCCGCATCGCGAACGTCACGCAGGGTCTCGTGCCGGTCATGGCGCTCGCCTACCTGCTGCTGGGACTCGCCGTCGTGGTCGTGCACCTCGACGAGCTCCCCGCCGCGTTCGCGTCGATCTTCACGCAGGCGTTCGGCTTCAACGAGGTCCTCGGCGCCGCGCTGGGTCAGATCGTGCTCACCGGCGTCAAGCGCGGCATGTTCTCCAACGAGGCGGGCCTCGGCTCGGCCCCGAACGCGGGGGCCGCGGCCGCCGTCACGCATCCCGCGAAGCAGGGCTTCGTGCAGTCGCTCGGGGTCTACTTCGACACCATGCTCGTGTGCTCCATCACCGCGTTCACGATCCTCGTCGCGGTGCCCATCGAGAAGGGCGGTCTCACGGGCGTCGAGCTCACCGAGCACGCGCTGACGTCGTCGCTCGGCGGCTGGGCGACCATCGCCCTCGCCGTCGTCGTCTTCATGCTCGCGTTCAGCTCGATCATCGGGAACTACTACTACGGCGAGGCGAGCATCGAGTTCATCTCGGCGAAGCCCATGGTCCTCACCGTCTTCCGCGTCCTCGTGGTGGTGGCCGTCCTCGCCGGCTCCGTGGCCGCCCCCAGCCTCGTCTGGACGCTGGCCGACGCGATCATGGGGGTGATGGCCGTCATCAATCTCGTGGCCGTGGCCCTCCTCTCCGGCCTCGTGTTCCGCCTGCTGCGCGACTACTCGAACCAGCGGCGGGAGGGTCTCGACCCGGTGTTCACGCGCGCGCTGCTCCCCGACGTCCGCGGGATCGAGTGCTGGGAGGACACGGAGAGCGTCACCGGCCCGATCGACGTGGTGCGGCGGCGCTGA
- a CDS encoding proline--tRNA ligase, whose product MVTRLSQLFVRTLREDPAEAEVASHKLLVRAGYIRRQAAGIFAWLPLGLRVKARIEQIIREEMTAAGAQEVHFPALMPREPYQATGRWDEYGEQLFRLQDRKGGDYLLAPTHEEAFTLLVKDLYSSYKDLPLTIYQIQDKYRDEARPRAGLLRGREFTMKDAYSFDHTDAGLERSYMAQRDAYERIFQRLGLEYAIVQADAGAMGGSRSEEFLHPTPVGEDTFVRSDGGYAANVEAFTTLVPEALPIEGLPEPVVFDSPGTTTIQTLVDHSNAVLDREVTAADTLKNVVLRLTHLDGTRELVVVGIPGDRDIDDKRVEVAFAPAEVEAANEEDFAANPLLVRGYIGPWSETGPILGEDSATGIRYFLDPRVVDGTSWITGANALDKHVHGLVAGRDFTADGFVEAATVRAGDPAPDGSGPVSLARGMELGHVFQLGRKYAEALGLKVLDENGKLVTVTMGSYGIGVTRILATIAELSNDDKGLIWPEAVAPFDVHVVATGKGQEAFELAEKLVADLEGARLDVLYDDRAKVSPGVKFGDAELIGVPKLVVVGRSAADGLVELWDRRSGEREVVPVAEAVARLSA is encoded by the coding sequence GTGGTCACCCGTCTGTCGCAACTCTTCGTCCGCACGCTCCGTGAAGACCCTGCCGAGGCAGAGGTCGCGAGCCACAAGCTGCTCGTCCGCGCCGGGTACATCCGGCGTCAGGCGGCGGGCATCTTCGCCTGGCTGCCGCTGGGCCTCCGCGTGAAGGCGAGGATCGAGCAGATCATCCGCGAGGAGATGACCGCGGCCGGCGCGCAGGAGGTGCACTTCCCCGCGCTCATGCCGCGCGAGCCGTATCAGGCCACGGGCCGCTGGGACGAGTACGGCGAGCAGCTGTTCCGCCTCCAGGACCGCAAGGGCGGCGACTACCTGCTCGCTCCCACGCACGAGGAGGCGTTCACGCTGCTCGTGAAGGACCTGTACTCCTCGTACAAGGACCTGCCCCTGACGATCTACCAGATCCAGGACAAGTACCGCGACGAGGCGCGCCCCCGCGCCGGCCTCCTGCGCGGCCGCGAGTTCACGATGAAGGACGCGTACTCGTTCGACCACACCGACGCGGGCCTCGAGCGCAGCTACATGGCGCAGCGCGACGCCTACGAGCGCATCTTCCAGCGCCTCGGCCTCGAGTACGCGATCGTGCAGGCAGACGCCGGCGCCATGGGCGGCTCGCGCTCCGAGGAGTTCCTGCACCCGACGCCGGTCGGCGAGGACACCTTCGTCCGCAGCGACGGGGGCTACGCGGCCAACGTCGAGGCGTTCACGACCCTCGTGCCCGAGGCGCTCCCCATCGAGGGACTCCCGGAGCCGGTCGTCTTCGACTCGCCCGGCACCACGACCATCCAGACTCTCGTCGACCACTCGAACGCCGTCCTCGACCGCGAGGTGACCGCCGCCGACACGCTGAAGAACGTCGTGCTGCGGCTCACGCACCTCGACGGCACGCGCGAGCTCGTCGTGGTCGGCATCCCCGGCGACCGCGACATCGACGACAAGCGCGTCGAGGTGGCCTTCGCACCCGCCGAGGTGGAGGCGGCGAACGAGGAGGACTTCGCCGCGAACCCGCTGCTCGTCCGCGGGTACATCGGCCCCTGGAGCGAGACCGGCCCGATCCTCGGCGAGGACTCGGCCACGGGCATCCGCTACTTCCTCGATCCCCGCGTCGTCGACGGGACGAGTTGGATCACCGGCGCGAACGCCCTCGACAAGCACGTGCACGGCCTGGTGGCCGGCCGCGACTTCACGGCCGACGGCTTCGTCGAGGCCGCCACGGTGCGCGCGGGCGACCCCGCTCCGGATGGCTCGGGTCCGGTCTCGCTCGCCCGCGGCATGGAGTTGGGGCACGTCTTCCAGCTCGGCCGCAAGTACGCGGAGGCACTGGGACTCAAGGTGCTCGACGAGAACGGCAAGCTCGTCACCGTCACGATGGGCTCCTACGGCATCGGCGTCACGCGCATCCTCGCGACCATCGCCGAGCTCTCCAACGACGACAAGGGCCTCATCTGGCCCGAGGCCGTCGCGCCGTTCGACGTGCACGTCGTGGCGACGGGCAAGGGGCAGGAGGCGTTCGAGCTCGCCGAGAAGCTCGTCGCCGATCTCGAGGGAGCGCGCCTGGACGTGCTCTACGACGACCGCGCGAAGGTGTCGCCCGGCGTGAAGTTCGGCGACGCGGAGCTCATCGGCGTGCCGAAGCTCGTCGTCGTCGGGCGCAGCGCGGCCGACGGCCTCGTCGAGCTGTGGGACCGCCGCTCGGGTGAGCGCGAGGTCGTGCCGGTCGCCGAGGCGGTCGCGCGCCTGTCCGCCTGA
- a CDS encoding RNB domain-containing ribonuclease, producing MPARHTRLSPSAVQTALGESLAELRRSLELPESFPPEVVAEAEDIVASGTAVDGSDDERADLRDLPFLTIDPEGSRDLDQAMHIAREGDGFVVHYAIADLAAFVRPGGAIDAEAQRRGQTLYAPDGSVPLHPEVLSHGAASLLPDEDRRACVWRFALDAEGRHGPDDVTLVRAWVHSRGQWAYEGAQAAIDAGTGPETLALLAELGPLRIAQEARRGGASLNAPEEEIVDGPDGYEIQRRALLPVEDWNAQISLMTGMAAADIMLSAGRGIVRTLPPADEESRAEFRRQVALLGRPWPEDLDYGEYLRRLDPADDATPAILQAASALFRGADYVAFLSPDEIPADVEQAAIGAPYAHATAPLRRLVDRYTLRACLGDVDEEVLPRLPEIMRRSSALASRLESGAVDRVEAAVLHRRIGQVLDAVVLSQTKGGSRVQLADPFVTATVPEAVEPGTRIRVRVEATDIATGSVTLSAE from the coding sequence ATGCCGGCCCGCCATACCCGCCTCTCGCCGTCCGCCGTCCAGACCGCGCTCGGGGAGTCGCTCGCCGAGCTGCGCCGCTCGCTCGAGCTGCCCGAGTCGTTCCCGCCCGAGGTCGTCGCGGAGGCCGAGGACATCGTCGCATCCGGCACCGCCGTCGACGGCTCCGACGACGAGCGCGCCGACCTCCGCGACCTCCCCTTCCTCACCATCGACCCGGAGGGCTCGCGCGATCTCGACCAGGCGATGCACATCGCGCGCGAGGGCGACGGGTTCGTCGTGCACTACGCGATCGCGGACCTCGCCGCGTTCGTCCGACCGGGCGGCGCGATCGACGCGGAGGCGCAGCGCCGCGGGCAGACGCTGTACGCGCCGGATGGCTCGGTGCCGCTGCACCCGGAGGTCCTGTCCCACGGGGCGGCGTCCCTCCTGCCGGACGAAGACCGTCGCGCGTGCGTCTGGCGGTTCGCCCTCGACGCGGAGGGCCGGCACGGCCCCGACGACGTCACCCTCGTGCGCGCGTGGGTCCACTCGCGCGGGCAGTGGGCCTACGAGGGCGCGCAGGCCGCGATCGACGCGGGCACGGGGCCCGAGACCCTCGCGCTCCTGGCCGAGCTCGGCCCGCTCCGCATCGCGCAGGAGGCCCGCCGCGGCGGCGCGAGCCTCAACGCCCCCGAGGAGGAGATCGTCGACGGCCCCGACGGCTACGAGATCCAGCGCCGCGCGCTCCTCCCGGTCGAGGACTGGAACGCGCAGATCTCGCTGATGACCGGGATGGCCGCGGCCGACATCATGCTCAGCGCCGGCCGCGGGATCGTCCGCACCCTCCCGCCCGCCGACGAGGAGTCGCGCGCGGAGTTCCGCCGTCAGGTCGCACTCCTCGGCCGCCCCTGGCCGGAGGACCTCGACTACGGCGAGTACCTGCGGCGCCTGGACCCCGCGGATGACGCGACCCCGGCCATCCTGCAGGCGGCGAGCGCGCTGTTCCGCGGTGCGGACTACGTCGCGTTCCTCTCCCCCGACGAGATCCCCGCCGACGTCGAGCAGGCGGCGATCGGCGCCCCGTACGCGCACGCGACCGCTCCCCTGCGGCGCCTCGTCGACCGCTACACGCTGCGTGCGTGTCTGGGCGACGTCGACGAGGAGGTGCTGCCGCGGCTGCCGGAGATCATGCGCCGGTCGTCCGCGCTCGCCTCCCGCCTCGAGTCCGGCGCGGTCGACCGGGTGGAGGCCGCCGTGCTGCACCGGCGCATCGGCCAGGTCCTCGACGCCGTCGTGCTGTCGCAGACGAAGGGCGGCAGCCGCGTGCAGCTCGCCGACCCATTCGTCACGGCGACGGTGCCGGAGGCCGTGGAACCCGGCACCCGCATCCGCGTGCGCGTCGAGGCCACCGACATCGCGACCGGGAGCGTCACCCTCTCGGCGGAGTGA
- a CDS encoding alpha/beta fold hydrolase has translation MDVILIPGLWLDASSWAPIADALTAAGHRPRALTLPGTGEPADRTADIGMTRWVAAVVAEIDRADGPVVLVGHSGGGNVAWGAADARPDHVARVVFVDTAPPAPGASISEFPTEGGAVPFPGWAFFDEPDVADLDDATRERTAAFMKGVPARVPAEPLALRDARRFRVPVTLLMGERDEAALRAELENWGAFREEFEAIDDAEVVRIGSGHWPQFSQPERLAELLLAAIR, from the coding sequence ATGGACGTGATCCTCATCCCCGGCCTCTGGCTCGACGCGTCGTCGTGGGCGCCGATCGCCGACGCCCTGACCGCGGCCGGGCATCGACCGCGGGCCCTCACGCTCCCCGGCACCGGCGAGCCCGCCGACCGCACGGCCGACATCGGGATGACCCGCTGGGTCGCCGCGGTGGTCGCCGAGATCGATCGAGCGGATGGCCCGGTCGTGCTGGTCGGTCATTCGGGCGGCGGCAACGTGGCATGGGGTGCGGCGGACGCGCGGCCCGACCACGTCGCGCGGGTCGTCTTCGTCGACACCGCGCCGCCCGCGCCCGGCGCATCCATCTCCGAGTTCCCCACGGAGGGCGGCGCGGTCCCCTTCCCCGGCTGGGCCTTCTTCGACGAGCCCGATGTGGCCGATCTCGACGACGCGACGCGCGAGCGCACGGCCGCATTCATGAAGGGCGTGCCCGCGCGCGTTCCGGCCGAGCCGCTGGCGCTTCGCGATGCGCGGCGCTTCCGAGTGCCGGTGACGCTCCTCATGGGCGAGAGGGATGAGGCAGCGCTGCGCGCCGAGCTCGAGAACTGGGGAGCCTTCCGCGAGGAGTTCGAGGCGATCGACGACGCCGAGGTCGTCCGCATCGGCTCCGGTCACTGGCCGCAGTTCTCCCAGCCGGAGCGGCTCGCCGAGCTGCTGCTCGCAGCCATCCGCTGA
- a CDS encoding metallophosphoesterase family protein: MTVDRIAILSDVHGNMTAYDAVLADIRARGIARVINLGDVAGKGPRGSDAVRRTQEVCEVAVRGNWDDFLGTIPDDGLPEMIWWRDELAPEQREWLAALPLSHDLLVSGRRIRLFHASAQSPHVRVRFQHSAAEFDGMFRRTEMTGDGPEPDVVGYGDVHDAYIETTDGRTLFNVGSVGNPLDEPRASYVIVEGVVDSPDEAPFGVQFVRVPYDIDAEVAVARDLDMPTADVWEVELRTAVFRGRQRR, from the coding sequence GTGACCGTCGACCGCATCGCCATCCTCTCCGACGTGCACGGGAACATGACCGCGTACGACGCGGTGCTCGCCGACATCCGCGCACGGGGCATCGCGCGCGTCATCAACCTCGGCGATGTCGCGGGCAAGGGCCCGCGGGGGAGCGACGCGGTCCGTCGCACGCAGGAGGTCTGCGAGGTCGCCGTCCGCGGCAACTGGGACGACTTCCTCGGCACCATCCCCGACGACGGTCTGCCCGAGATGATCTGGTGGCGCGACGAGCTCGCGCCCGAGCAGCGCGAGTGGCTCGCCGCGCTGCCGCTCAGCCACGACCTCCTCGTGAGCGGGCGCCGCATCCGCCTCTTCCACGCGTCCGCGCAGAGCCCGCACGTGCGGGTGCGGTTCCAGCACTCGGCGGCGGAGTTCGACGGCATGTTCCGCCGCACCGAGATGACCGGCGACGGGCCGGAGCCCGACGTCGTCGGCTACGGCGACGTGCACGACGCCTACATCGAGACGACGGATGGCCGCACCCTCTTCAACGTGGGAAGCGTCGGCAATCCGCTGGATGAGCCGCGCGCGAGCTACGTCATCGTCGAGGGCGTCGTCGACTCCCCGGACGAGGCGCCGTTCGGCGTGCAGTTCGTACGCGTGCCCTACGACATCGACGCCGAGGTCGCCGTGGCCCGCGACCTCGACATGCCGACCGCCGACGTCTGGGAGGTCGAGCTGCGCACCGCGGTGTTCCGAGGTCGTCAGCGGCGCTGA
- the ispG gene encoding flavodoxin-dependent (E)-4-hydroxy-3-methylbut-2-enyl-diphosphate synthase: MPRVPETLAPRRKSRQIRVGKVLVGGDAPVSVQSMTTTPTTDINATLQQIAELTASGCEIVRVAVPSQDDADVLHIIAAKSQIPVIADIHFQPKYVFQAIDAGCAAVRVNPGNIRKFDDQVGAIAKAAQAAGVSLRIGVNAGSLDRRLLEKYGKATPEALVESAVWEASLFEEHDFHDFKISVKHNDPVVMVKAYRQLAERGDWPLHLGVTEAGPAFQGTIKSATAFGILLGEGIGDTIRVSLSAPPAEEVKVGHQILQSLNLRERKLEIVSCPSCGRAQVDVYSLAENVTEGLKDMTVPLRVAVMGCVVNGPGEAREADLGVASGNGKGQIFVKGEVIKTVPEAEIVRTLIEEANRIADEMGPAAPTGTAQVVTV, from the coding sequence ATGCCCCGCGTGCCCGAGACCCTCGCCCCTCGTCGCAAGTCGCGTCAGATCCGGGTCGGGAAGGTCCTCGTCGGCGGCGATGCGCCCGTCAGCGTCCAGTCGATGACGACGACGCCGACGACCGACATCAACGCCACGCTGCAGCAGATCGCCGAGCTCACCGCCTCGGGCTGCGAGATCGTGCGCGTCGCGGTGCCGAGCCAGGACGACGCGGACGTGCTGCACATCATCGCGGCCAAGAGCCAGATCCCGGTGATCGCCGACATCCACTTCCAGCCGAAGTACGTCTTCCAGGCGATCGACGCGGGCTGTGCGGCCGTGCGCGTGAACCCGGGCAACATCCGCAAGTTCGACGACCAGGTCGGCGCCATCGCGAAGGCCGCGCAGGCCGCGGGCGTCTCGCTCCGCATCGGCGTGAACGCGGGCTCGCTCGACCGCCGCCTGCTGGAGAAGTACGGCAAGGCGACGCCCGAGGCGCTCGTCGAGTCCGCGGTGTGGGAGGCGAGCCTCTTCGAGGAGCACGACTTCCACGACTTCAAGATCTCGGTCAAGCACAACGACCCCGTCGTCATGGTCAAGGCGTACCGGCAGCTCGCCGAGCGCGGCGACTGGCCGCTGCACCTCGGTGTGACCGAGGCGGGCCCTGCGTTCCAGGGCACCATCAAGTCGGCGACGGCGTTCGGCATCCTGCTGGGCGAGGGCATCGGCGACACCATCCGCGTGTCGCTCTCGGCCCCGCCGGCCGAGGAGGTCAAGGTCGGCCACCAGATCCTGCAGTCGCTGAACCTCCGCGAGCGCAAGCTCGAGATCGTCTCCTGCCCCTCCTGCGGCCGGGCCCAGGTCGACGTGTACTCGCTCGCCGAGAACGTCACCGAGGGCCTGAAGGACATGACCGTGCCGCTGCGCGTGGCGGTCATGGGCTGCGTCGTGAACGGACCGGGCGAGGCCCGCGAGGCCGACCTCGGCGTCGCCTCGGGCAACGGCAAGGGCCAGATCTTCGTCAAGGGCGAGGTCATCAAGACCGTGCCCGAGGCGGAGATCGTGCGCACGCTCATCGAGGAGGCGAACCGCATCGCCGACGAGATGGGTCCCGCCGCCCCGACCGGCACCGCGCAGGTCGTCACCGTCTGA
- a CDS encoding chorismate-binding protein, which yields MTGTAAPTPASADLIARLAADPAASFALIVREGGESVEVLSGPVTDVDLLADIPLSDGRRRPSEVLALVPYRQVRERGFAAHDDGAPLRCLTVEEHAAIPLAEALDALPTTPIPLADAGFDLDDAEYAAIVRNVIAEEIGRGEGANFVIRRDFVAGVDAEPRTAALTWFRALLEHERGAYWTFAIVTPGHVAVGASPEAHVSARDGVVTMNPISGTFRHPAGGATVETLTEFLSSTKETEELFMVVDEELKMMSAVCSDGGRITGPHLKEMSRLTHTEYVLRGRSRLDPRDILRETMFAPTVTGSPMQNACAVIRRHEQSPRGYYSGVAALFTPNAEGGHDLDAPILIRTAYLEQGRLRVPVGATLVRHSDPYGEVSETHGKAAGVLGAIGAIPRAITMVPDDDEPAPAPRLGDDPAIAELLASRNARLAPFWMQEQEPGARTAPFAGRKAIVVDAEDRFTTMLAHQLRHLGLDVDIVHWSAADDARLDAAELVVSGPGPGDPRDGESARIARMREVVVHRLAQHRPLLAVCLSHQILSDRIGVGLAPLSSPHQGLQLSVDLFGETASIGFYNTFTARVTPGVTVLTPSETRCGAVGDVEIAADPATGDVYALRGAGFASVQGHLESILSRDGMRTLERLVGHALS from the coding sequence ATGACCGGGACCGCTGCCCCCACCCCCGCTTCCGCCGACCTCATCGCCCGCCTCGCCGCAGACCCCGCGGCCTCCTTCGCGCTCATCGTCCGCGAGGGCGGCGAGAGCGTCGAGGTGCTGTCCGGGCCCGTGACCGATGTCGACCTTCTCGCCGACATCCCCCTCTCGGATGGCCGGCGCCGGCCATCCGAGGTGCTCGCGCTGGTGCCGTATCGCCAGGTGCGCGAGCGCGGCTTCGCCGCGCACGACGATGGCGCGCCGCTGCGCTGCCTCACGGTCGAGGAGCATGCGGCCATCCCGCTCGCGGAGGCGCTCGACGCGCTGCCGACCACGCCCATTCCCCTTGCCGACGCCGGCTTCGATCTCGACGACGCGGAGTACGCCGCCATCGTGCGGAATGTGATCGCGGAGGAGATCGGGCGCGGCGAGGGTGCGAACTTCGTCATCCGCCGCGACTTCGTGGCCGGCGTCGACGCCGAGCCGCGGACCGCCGCCCTCACCTGGTTCCGCGCTCTGCTCGAGCACGAGCGCGGCGCGTACTGGACGTTCGCCATCGTCACGCCCGGTCACGTGGCCGTGGGCGCGAGCCCCGAGGCGCACGTCAGCGCACGCGATGGGGTCGTCACGATGAACCCCATCTCCGGCACGTTCCGCCATCCCGCGGGCGGCGCGACCGTCGAGACCCTCACGGAGTTCCTCTCCAGCACCAAGGAGACCGAGGAGCTCTTCATGGTGGTCGACGAGGAGCTCAAGATGATGAGCGCGGTCTGCAGCGACGGCGGCCGCATCACCGGGCCGCACCTCAAGGAGATGTCACGGCTCACACACACCGAGTACGTGCTGCGCGGGCGCTCGCGCCTCGACCCGCGCGACATCCTGCGCGAGACGATGTTCGCGCCGACGGTGACGGGCTCCCCCATGCAGAATGCGTGCGCGGTCATCCGCCGCCACGAGCAGTCGCCGCGCGGGTACTACTCGGGCGTCGCAGCGCTGTTCACGCCGAACGCCGAGGGCGGGCACGACCTCGACGCCCCCATCCTCATCCGCACCGCGTACCTCGAGCAGGGTCGCCTGCGCGTGCCCGTCGGGGCGACCCTCGTGCGCCACTCCGATCCGTATGGCGAGGTCAGCGAGACGCACGGAAAGGCGGCCGGCGTGCTCGGCGCGATCGGGGCCATCCCGCGCGCCATCACGATGGTGCCGGACGACGACGAGCCCGCCCCCGCCCCGCGCCTCGGCGACGATCCGGCGATCGCAGAGCTGCTGGCCTCGCGCAACGCGCGCCTCGCGCCGTTCTGGATGCAGGAGCAGGAGCCGGGCGCCCGCACGGCGCCGTTCGCGGGCCGGAAGGCGATCGTCGTGGACGCGGAGGACCGCTTCACGACGATGCTCGCCCACCAGCTGCGCCACCTCGGGCTCGACGTCGACATCGTGCACTGGAGCGCGGCGGACGACGCCCGCCTGGACGCCGCCGAGCTCGTCGTCTCCGGCCCCGGCCCCGGTGACCCGCGCGACGGCGAGAGCGCGCGGATCGCCCGCATGCGCGAGGTCGTCGTGCACCGGCTCGCACAGCATCGGCCGCTGCTGGCGGTGTGCCTCAGCCACCAGATCCTCAGCGACCGCATCGGCGTCGGCCTCGCGCCGCTGTCGAGCCCGCACCAGGGTCTGCAGCTGAGCGTCGACCTGTTCGGCGAGACCGCGTCCATCGGCTTCTACAACACGTTCACCGCACGCGTCACGCCCGGCGTCACCGTGCTCACGCCGAGCGAGACCCGCTGCGGCGCGGTCGGCGACGTCGAGATCGCGGCGGATCCCGCCACCGGCGACGTCTACGCCCTCCGCGGCGCGGGCTTCGCGTCGGTGCAGGGGCACCTGGAGTCGATCCTGTCGCGCGACGGCATGCGCACCCTGGAGCGCCTGGTCGGCCACGCCCTGTCCTGA